The window CCGCTTTCAGGCGAATGGTGCCGGTCTGCGGGTCGACCTGGTTATCGATGACTTCGAGGAAGCCGGAGTCGAACTCGTTGCGGCCATCCGTCGAGAGGGCTTGCGCCGGGAGCTTGCCCGAGCCGACCGACTTGGTGAGCGTCGGCAAGTTCTGCTGGGGCAGGGTGAAGAGCACGTTGATTGGCTGCACCTGCGTGATGACAACGATGCCACCCGCGTCTCCCGCGTGCACAAGATTGCCCTCGTCTACGATGCGGATGCCGGTGCGGCCGTCAAACGGCGCGACGATCGTGGTGTATCCGAGGATGGCAGTCGCGTTCTCAACGGCAGCGATATCGGATTTGATCTGCGCTTCCTGCTGCTTGATGAGCGCCTTTTGCGTGTCGATCTGCTGCTGGGAGATTGCGAGCGTGCCGACTTTTTCAAAGCGCTGGAGATCGCGTTTGGTGTTGGCGAGCAAGGCTTCGTCGAGTGCCTGTTTGGCGACCGCCTGATCAAGTTGCGCCTGATAGGTTACGGGGTCGATCTTGGCGAGCACGTCGCCCTTCTTGACGTCCTGCCCTTCCTTGAAATTTACGGATACAAGCCGGCCGTCGACCTGGGCGCGGACGGTGGCGGTGTTCAACGCTTTCACCGAGCCGACGCCTTCGAGATAGACGGGCACGTTAGCGCGTTGCGCCTCTTTCACGATCACGGAAACAGGGCCGCCGGCCCCGGCGAACCCGCCCCGGGCCTTCTGAGCGGTATTGGGGCCGCTCTGTTGCATTACGTAGTAGGCGCCGCCGGCAATGGCCGCCACGACCAGTAATGTCAGAACGGATTTCATCAGCTTCATTATCCGTCAATCCATCAATTCTCAGTTGCCGCAGGTTGTCGCCGACGGGGGTCCCAAAGGCTCGGGGCTCGTACCTTTTCCGGACCTGCATTGAAAACGTGCGCTGGGCCCAAATCCGTTGCGAGCGACATCCTTAACCGCTGAAACCCCATCTCGGTGTCGCTCTGTCGCGGGATGGGAGGCCTTTCGGAGGCATTTTCAGCTAAATGGTATTACCAACTCGGTTTTTGCCTCTGCCCGAGCGGGAAGGTGCCATCGAGGAGCTAATTGCCACCTAAAGAAGGAGGCGTCTCACGCAAAATTCTTCAAATTGCGGCCGGGGTCATGGCCGATCGTTAAGCTATTCGCGGCTATTTTTTAGGGCTTCAGGGGTACTGAGGTCCTATGACGGAACTGTTGCGTTTCCGCCTTCGGGCGGCTTGGACACGCGTTCATCGCGACCAGCTTGAGAGTTTGGCACGCGCGACGCCCGTGGCCATGATCGGCTACGGCATAAACGTGGGTGTCGCCGTGTTCGCGTTTCGCGGGCACACATCGGATACGGGGCTTGCGCTCTGGGCCGTGACCGCGCTCGGCCTGTGCCTCTATATCGGCATCCGATCCTTCGAACGGTCGCGCGTGCCGTCCGCGCCGCTGAAAAAATCGGGAAAGACCGGGCGGAGCGCGATCAGCGCTTTGGTCTTCGCGGTTCTTCTCGCTCTCCCTTGGACCCTGCTTGCAGTTTATCTGGATCAAGTCTGGACCGGTGATCTCAAGTTTGTCCTTCTCGCTCTGGTCGTTGGCATGGCGGCGAGCGGTGCCACGCTCCTTTCACCCGTGCCGGCTGCGGCTCTGATCTACTCGGCAACCATCCTGCTGCCGACTGCGATCAAATGCTTGTTCTTTCTCGGTGGGCACTACGTTCTGGTCGGTGCTCTTACGCTCAGTTTCCAATTCTTTCTGGCCGGTCTCATTGTCACGAAAGCCCGGATGTTCCGGGAACGCACCGCGGTCATCAACGAACTCAAGACGACAATCAGAGCCCTGAGCGAAGCGCGTGAAGAAACAGAACGCGTCGCGATGACCGATGGGCTCACGGGCATCGCCAATCGCCGGGCGTTCATGGCGCGTTTGGAGGCGCTCAGGTCGGATCGGCGTGCCGACCGGACCTACGGCGTTTTCTATATCGACCTCGATCGCTTCAAGGCGGTCAATGACGCGCTTGGCCATGGCGTCGGCGACAATCTTCTAAAGACAGCTGCGGTGCGCATTGAGGAGTCGATCCGGAAGGGCGATCTCGTTGCGCGGCTCGGTGGCGACGAATTTGCAGTCATCGCGCACGACATCGCGGACCGGGTGGCGGCTAGTGCATTGGCCGAACGGCTCGTTGCGTCGCTGAGTGAGCCTTACATGCTCGATGGGCAAAAGGTGCAGGTCGGCGCGTGCGTCGGCGTTTCGCTGGCATCGGAATGCCGCGCCGAAAGCGATGGTATGCTGAAGCAGGCTGACCTTGCGATGTATGCGGCCAAGGGCTCGGGACGCGGCAGCTTCTGCATCTTCGAGGCGGATATGCAGCGCTCGGCGGATGAGCGTCGCTTGATCGAACTTGGGCTTCGTACTGCGCTCGTCAACGACGGTTTTGAACTCTACTATCAGCCCATCTGCCTGCTCGCGACCGGCGAGATCACGGGCTTTGAATGTCTGCTGCGGTGGCATCATCCGCTGCGTGGACTTCTTCCGCCGTCCCAGTTCATGAATATCGCGCAAGACATCGGTCTGGCCGAAAATATCGGTAATTGGGTGATTACGGAAACGTGCCGTCAGGCGTCTAAGTGGCCTGGTGATATTCGCGTCGGCATCAACCTTCCGTCGCTGCAAATCAGCTCGGGTACGATTGCCGACCGGGTCGAAAAAGCGCTCAAGATGACCGGGCTTCCGGCACGTCGTCTCGAACTGGAGATCGAGGTTTCGGAATTGAGTCTGCTTCAAGACGATCCGGAGTCGATCCAGTCGTTGAAACGGCTCAAGGCGATGGGCACCTCGGTTGCGCTGGACGATTTCGGTACGGGGTATTCCTCGCTCGCGTATCTCGTCAGCTTCCCGTTCAATCGCATCAAGATCGACCGGTTGTTCGTGAGCCAACTCGGGCAGTCGGCTCAGAGCAATCTTATCGTGCGGTCGTTGGCGCAATTGGCCCAGACGTTGAATTGCAGCGTGGTCGCCGAGGGCATCGAGACGGACGAGCAGCGCGAGCGGCTGCTCAATCTCAATGTGTCACACGGGCAAGGTGCGCTTCTCGGCAAACCTCTTTCCGGCGCGGAAACGACCGAGCTGCTTGAACTGAACCAAGGGCTACTGGAACAGGCGGGCTAGACCGGCGCCTGTTTCATGCGTTGGGTTTCGGCTCGAATTTCAGGGCCAAGCCATTCATGCAATAGCGAAGACCAGTCGGCTTGGGTCCGTCTTCGAATACGTGCCCCAGGTGTCCGCCGCAGCGCCGACAATGCACCTCGGTGCGCGTCATCATCATGCTTTTGTCGACGTTCGTCCCAACCGCGTTATCGAGCGGCTTCCAGAAGCTTGGCCAGCCGGTGCCGCTATGGAATTTGGTCTCCGACGAAAAGAGGGCGAGCGCGCAGCCCGCGCAGACATAGGTCCCGGGCTTGTCGTTGGCGTCGAGCGGGGAGGAGCCCGGCGGTTCGGTCCATTCGCGCCGCAAGACGCTGAACTGTCCCGGCGTCAAAATTCGCCGCCACTCGCTTTCTGTTTTCGTGATCTCAAACTTTTCGGCGGCGTTGGCCGCAATCGAGCCCTGACCGGTGCCGCCCGAAATCGCCTTGTAGGCGGCGGCGCCACCCGCAAGCGTTAGGCCAAGGATCGCAAAATCGCGCCGGGAGTACATGGCTTCCACCTCTTCGTCTCAGTCTCGGGCGCTCGGCATATGCGCCTTTGGGGAGAGTACGCCGGGATCTGCGGCAGCGTTTCAGCGGCGTGAGCGAAAAATCTATCCGCCTTAGCCGAGGCCGAGAATGGGCACTGCTTGATCGACGACAATTTCCGTTGGGCTCAGGCGGCAACGATAGCACAGCATTTCGACGCCGACACGGTGCGCTTCGGCGAAGGCTTCGGCATAGGCCGGGTCGATGTCACGGGCGATGTCGAAGCTCTCGGCGTCGCCGCGCTGCACCAGGAACATCATCACGGCGCGATTTCCCTCGGCAACCATCTGGGACAGCTCGCGCAGGTGTTTGGCGCCGCGCTCTGTTTTGCTGTCCGGAAATTCGGCGCGTCCGGCGGTTCGCATCAGGTGGACGTTCTTGACCTCCACATAGCAGGGGCGGGGATCGCCGCCCGTCAGCAGAATGTCGATACGGCTCGCGAGGCCGTATCGGACTTCGCGGCGCAGGGTCGCGTAGCCGGCGAGTTCGGGTATCACACCGTCCGTTATGGCTTCGGTGACGAGACCGTTCGGGCGGCTTGAATTGATGCCGACGAGGTGAGGCCCGGCGCCCAGATCGTTTTCGATCAGCTCCCACGCGTGGCGATATTTGCGGGTGGGGCTATCGTTTTCGGAGAGCCACACAGTGGAGCCTGGTCCCGTCAGCCCGAGCATCGAGCCCGTGTTAGGACAGCTTGCCGTGACGGTAACGCCGCCCTCCAGCATGACATCGGCGAGAAAGCGTTTGTAACGCTGGATGAGTTTGCCCGGAACGAGCGGCGTTGGGAATTGCATGGCACCTTATTGTCCGCTGGATGCGGCTGGGCAAGGGGTTGGTGGGGACGGTATAGATAGCGCGGATGGATAAAGCGCACGGAGCCGACGTGGGAAGCGAAAAAATTGTAACTGCGGGTCTCCTGGTCATCGGCGACGAGATCCTTTCGGGGCGCACCAAGGATCGCAATATCGGGACGATTGCTGAGCACCTGACGGGCATTGGCATTCGGCTGCGCGAAGTGCGTGTGGTTGCGGACGATGAGCGCGAGATTGGCGATGCGATCGGCGCGCTCCGATCACGCTACGATTACGTCTTCACGACCGGCGGCATCGGCCCGACCCACGACGACATCACGGCCGACAGCATCGCGAAGGCGCTGGGTGTTTCGATCGATGTCGATCCACGGGCGGAAGCCATGCTGAAGCAGCATTATGCGCATCGCGGTATGGCGTTGACGCCAGCGCGGCTGAGAATGGCGCGTATCCCTGCGGGCGCTTCGCTGATCGCCAATACGATTTCCGGAGCGCCGGGATTTCGCATCGAGAATGTGATTGTCATGGCGGGTGTTCCCGACATCATGCGGGCGATGCTCGAAGCCGTCACGCCCGCCTTGGAGGCAGGTGATCGAGTGCTGTCGGTGACGATTGCTGTCAACAAACCCGAGAGCGAGATCGCGGACGTCTTCCTGGCGCATCAGTTGCGCTATCCGGACGTTGCGATGGGAAGTTATCCGCGATTGTGCGACGGCCGACCCGTTGCGGATCTTGTGCTGCGCTCGACTGATGGCGCGAAGCTCGAAGAGGCGGCTGAAACGCTACGTGCTCTGCTCGCAGTCTAGCGGCAGCTATGCTGTGCAATGGATACGTAATGAGCGTCGTTGGCGTAGCTCTCAGTTGAGCGGCGCGCGATCGATATCGTCTGGCTCAATGCGGAGCTGACCAGCCTGCAGCGGATCGTCTTCGACGAAGAGCGTGTATTGCACGTCGAGCGCGTCGAGAAATGCCGCTGCCATATCGAGAAGCGGTCCAAGTGCAACACGCTTCGCGATGAGGAAGCTATCGTCGATGGTCAACTGTGCAGCTTCGCGAACGGCTGGCGCGTCCGGCGCGATCAGGCCGCGGCTGCGGACATAGGATACGATGTCGTCGCCCGTTTCGAAATCTTCGCTGCGCGCGTCGCCGCTTTCCTCTACCGCGTCAAGCAACAGTGCCGTGCCCGATGCGAACAGCGATCCGACCGGGCGAAAGCGGTCGTCGATTTCAGCCAGCGAGCGGGCATGATCCCGTGCCTTCAGCACGCGCGCGACGAGTACGAGTTCGAGGCCCCGTACCTCTTCAGCAATGGCGCGTTGGCGAACGACGAAGTCTGCCGGGTCGCTTTTCTTTTCTGCGAGTGCACGCCAGTCGTGTCCGCGCGCAACAATGTCCTCTCCTGCTGCAAGGATGGCGTCGAGGTGATCGGCCAATAGATAGACCGATAGAGGGGCGCGCATCGCAACGTGAGACATGATCAACCTAATTCGAGAGCAATTTCACTCCGAAAGTGACCTGATTCGCATGTCCGCAACTAGGGTTAGCGGTGTCTGGACGATCGTATGTGGACGAATGAGGATAACGCGTTCAGCACGCTGTTTCCGGGCTAAATGGCTCGTTTTTGGCGTTTTCGCTCCGTGGCAAAAATAGCGCTGACGCAGAGAAGTGTGCGTGAATAGCGCCGCTGTCATCGCGCGTTCGAATGGTCGGCGCATCTCGGCTAACGCGACGGAAGAGTTCGCTCGCTCTTGCGGCAGGCTCTACGCGTAGGGGAGGTGGGGAGCAGAGGATTGCAATGCAATCTGAGTTCAGAGCATTTGAATTTATCTTCTTTCTCTTTTTGCTCGTCACTGCCTAGCGTCTTGCAATGCAGCGGACATGCGCTGCGGGTCATGCTTGGGGATTTTGCAATTATGAAAATCGTTCTTAGT is drawn from Hyphomicrobium methylovorum and contains these coding sequences:
- a CDS encoding efflux RND transporter periplasmic adaptor subunit; the protein is MKLMKSVLTLLVVAAIAGGAYYVMQQSGPNTAQKARGGFAGAGGPVSVIVKEAQRANVPVYLEGVGSVKALNTATVRAQVDGRLVSVNFKEGQDVKKGDVLAKIDPVTYQAQLDQAVAKQALDEALLANTKRDLQRFEKVGTLAISQQQIDTQKALIKQQEAQIKSDIAAVENATAILGYTTIVAPFDGRTGIRIVDEGNLVHAGDAGGIVVITQVQPINVLFTLPQQNLPTLTKSVGSGKLPAQALSTDGRNEFDSGFLEVIDNQVDPQTGTIRLKAEFANAQRQLWPGQFVNVRLLVDTLKNVVVVPTESVQRGPDGTYVYVVSAENQVAIRPVKIERQDDKVAVVAEGVSPGDRVVTSGFGRLKDGARVSISDGSDALPASSSAAPQTRTGKNETAPGNSALAAKDSADSSLVTGSTAMNAAAASKNAAASDEAKRGRRNHRDTANGTSP
- a CDS encoding putative bifunctional diguanylate cyclase/phosphodiesterase; the encoded protein is MTELLRFRLRAAWTRVHRDQLESLARATPVAMIGYGINVGVAVFAFRGHTSDTGLALWAVTALGLCLYIGIRSFERSRVPSAPLKKSGKTGRSAISALVFAVLLALPWTLLAVYLDQVWTGDLKFVLLALVVGMAASGATLLSPVPAAALIYSATILLPTAIKCLFFLGGHYVLVGALTLSFQFFLAGLIVTKARMFRERTAVINELKTTIRALSEAREETERVAMTDGLTGIANRRAFMARLEALRSDRRADRTYGVFYIDLDRFKAVNDALGHGVGDNLLKTAAVRIEESIRKGDLVARLGGDEFAVIAHDIADRVAASALAERLVASLSEPYMLDGQKVQVGACVGVSLASECRAESDGMLKQADLAMYAAKGSGRGSFCIFEADMQRSADERRLIELGLRTALVNDGFELYYQPICLLATGEITGFECLLRWHHPLRGLLPPSQFMNIAQDIGLAENIGNWVITETCRQASKWPGDIRVGINLPSLQISSGTIADRVEKALKMTGLPARRLELEIEVSELSLLQDDPESIQSLKRLKAMGTSVALDDFGTGYSSLAYLVSFPFNRIKIDRLFVSQLGQSAQSNLIVRSLAQLAQTLNCSVVAEGIETDEQRERLLNLNVSHGQGALLGKPLSGAETTELLELNQGLLEQAG
- the msrB gene encoding peptide-methionine (R)-S-oxide reductase MsrB; the protein is MYSRRDFAILGLTLAGGAAAYKAISGGTGQGSIAANAAEKFEITKTESEWRRILTPGQFSVLRREWTEPPGSSPLDANDKPGTYVCAGCALALFSSETKFHSGTGWPSFWKPLDNAVGTNVDKSMMMTRTEVHCRRCGGHLGHVFEDGPKPTGLRYCMNGLALKFEPKPNA
- the sfsA gene encoding DNA/RNA nuclease SfsA; the protein is MQFPTPLVPGKLIQRYKRFLADVMLEGGVTVTASCPNTGSMLGLTGPGSTVWLSENDSPTRKYRHAWELIENDLGAGPHLVGINSSRPNGLVTEAITDGVIPELAGYATLRREVRYGLASRIDILLTGGDPRPCYVEVKNVHLMRTAGRAEFPDSKTERGAKHLRELSQMVAEGNRAVMMFLVQRGDAESFDIARDIDPAYAEAFAEAHRVGVEMLCYRCRLSPTEIVVDQAVPILGLG
- a CDS encoding competence/damage-inducible protein A; this encodes MDKAHGADVGSEKIVTAGLLVIGDEILSGRTKDRNIGTIAEHLTGIGIRLREVRVVADDEREIGDAIGALRSRYDYVFTTGGIGPTHDDITADSIAKALGVSIDVDPRAEAMLKQHYAHRGMALTPARLRMARIPAGASLIANTISGAPGFRIENVIVMAGVPDIMRAMLEAVTPALEAGDRVLSVTIAVNKPESEIADVFLAHQLRYPDVAMGSYPRLCDGRPVADLVLRSTDGAKLEEAAETLRALLAV